A genomic region of Gemmata massiliana contains the following coding sequences:
- a CDS encoding serine/threonine-protein kinase produces MTGMTADPPLGTFLATLRRSRLLDPPDLDRLTTRHNPTSARAFADALVRTGVLTHYQAEKLLNGHWYGLVLGPYSVLAPLGRGGMGTVVYLARDRRLSAALGDSELVALKILTNRKAEREPKALRRFRREMVLGRRVDHPNVVRTFVAGELDDVYYTALEYIPGRTVRQLVQETGPLAVGDAARIFADVAAGLAHVHERGLIHRDVKPSNVMVHPDGHAVLLDLGLALVPGEQLPTDPTIVGGRGYTVGTMDYLAPEQARDASTVGPVADLYSLGCSLVFALTGSVPFPAPTAKEKIARHRSDWPPALEQVPQEFARIVHRLMAKSPEMRYGSASEVRDLLAKWATSSQTRTPVDAIVLADTPGNDTGLWELVPGEDLPDPSAGPGWELVHNLDDTPGSIEVLEIPPEKPSRSGCLTAGALFALLGFVITRVV; encoded by the coding sequence ATGACCGGCATGACCGCCGACCCGCCGCTCGGAACGTTCCTCGCGACGCTGCGCCGCAGCCGGCTCCTCGACCCGCCCGACCTCGACCGACTCACCACCCGCCACAATCCAACGTCCGCCCGCGCGTTCGCCGACGCGCTCGTTCGCACCGGTGTTCTCACGCACTACCAGGCCGAAAAGCTCCTCAACGGGCACTGGTACGGGCTGGTTCTCGGTCCGTACAGCGTGCTCGCACCGCTCGGGCGCGGGGGCATGGGCACGGTCGTGTACCTCGCACGCGACCGGCGCCTGTCCGCGGCCCTCGGCGACTCGGAACTAGTCGCACTGAAGATCCTCACGAACCGAAAGGCCGAGCGCGAGCCGAAGGCACTCCGGCGGTTCCGGCGCGAAATGGTGTTGGGCCGGCGCGTCGACCACCCGAACGTGGTGCGCACGTTCGTGGCCGGCGAACTCGACGACGTCTACTACACCGCGCTGGAATACATCCCCGGGCGCACGGTGCGGCAACTCGTGCAAGAAACCGGCCCGCTCGCGGTCGGCGACGCGGCGCGGATCTTCGCGGACGTTGCCGCGGGTCTGGCCCACGTCCACGAGCGCGGACTCATCCACCGCGACGTGAAGCCGAGTAACGTGATGGTGCACCCCGACGGGCACGCGGTGCTGCTCGATCTCGGCCTCGCGCTCGTCCCGGGCGAGCAACTACCAACCGATCCGACCATCGTCGGGGGCCGCGGGTACACCGTCGGCACGATGGATTATCTCGCGCCCGAACAGGCCCGCGACGCGAGCACCGTCGGTCCCGTGGCCGATCTTTACAGTCTCGGGTGCTCGCTCGTGTTCGCCCTGACCGGCTCGGTCCCATTCCCCGCACCAACGGCCAAAGAGAAAATCGCCCGTCACCGATCCGACTGGCCCCCCGCCCTCGAACAGGTGCCGCAGGAGTTCGCGCGAATCGTTCACCGGCTCATGGCCAAGTCCCCGGAAATGCGGTACGGCTCCGCGTCCGAAGTGCGCGATCTGCTCGCGAAATGGGCGACATCGTCGCAAACCCGCACGCCCGTCGACGCGATCGTGCTCGCCGATACACCGGGCAACGACACGGGTTTATGGGAACTGGTGCCCGGTGAAGATTTACCGGACCCCAGCGCTGGTCCCGGTTGGGAGTTGGTTCACAACCTCGACGACACTCCCGGGTCGATCGAGGTACTGGAAATCCCGCCGGAAAAGCCCTCGCGCAGCGGGTGCCTCACGGCGGGGGCGCTGTTTGCCCTGTTGGGTTTCGTAATAACGCGCGTGGTGTGA